One part of the Methyloterricola oryzae genome encodes these proteins:
- a CDS encoding sialidase family protein: MLQPSHRPRITGGSTRSLDGARLLSRVLQLLILVVPAIATGASRVAQDQNGGLPNVPAIEGLVDVHSLDIYNEANKLHALVAGRFTGHANPMLAYLASSDGGRSWSKPAFVTAESDPPIVSRRGNDAQVAASGPHLVVAWQQRGQFPTGGPLRLARSGDNGHTWTQSLLPDIDDPTNNQSYPDLVADASGTFHLVWLDDREENGNAQGLRYLNSTDGGRRWSQQTTIDGVVCTCCWNRIGIMPDRSVAVLYRDDEPHDMRLAVRNKAGSWKDLGSVGDFKWHFAGCPHCGGGFASAIRKNAAQLHSVVWTGIESAPGLYYLKSSDLGASWLPPFRLGDSSSREADIAALSARHIAVVYSITTGGKGLIHVRQSKDGGKTWSQAKALTKGPESADHPRIVATPFGFRAFWTERAPGGGRTLTMHSLDS; this comes from the coding sequence TTGCTCCAACCATCCCACCGTCCACGTATTACCGGCGGGTCGACGCGCTCACTCGATGGCGCGCGGCTGCTCTCCCGCGTCCTGCAACTGCTGATATTGGTCGTACCCGCCATTGCCACGGGCGCATCCCGAGTCGCCCAAGATCAAAACGGTGGATTGCCGAATGTTCCTGCCATCGAGGGACTTGTGGATGTGCACAGCCTGGACATCTACAACGAGGCAAATAAACTCCACGCCTTGGTGGCAGGCCGTTTCACTGGTCACGCCAACCCGATGCTGGCCTACCTGGCTTCCAGTGACGGAGGACGGAGTTGGAGTAAGCCAGCATTCGTTACGGCAGAATCTGATCCTCCCATCGTTTCCCGACGTGGCAACGACGCCCAGGTGGCCGCGAGTGGCCCGCATCTGGTAGTGGCCTGGCAGCAGCGCGGGCAATTCCCCACCGGCGGCCCCCTGCGCCTCGCACGCTCGGGCGACAACGGCCACACCTGGACTCAATCCCTCCTGCCTGACATCGACGATCCCACCAACAATCAGTCCTATCCGGATCTGGTGGCCGACGCAAGCGGGACATTTCACCTGGTCTGGCTGGACGACCGCGAGGAGAATGGCAACGCCCAAGGCTTGCGTTATCTCAATTCCACCGATGGGGGACGTCGCTGGTCGCAGCAGACCACCATCGACGGCGTGGTCTGCACCTGCTGCTGGAATCGCATCGGCATAATGCCCGATCGCTCAGTGGCAGTCCTTTATCGCGACGATGAGCCGCACGACATGCGCCTCGCCGTCCGTAACAAGGCAGGCTCCTGGAAAGACCTGGGTAGCGTCGGCGATTTCAAATGGCATTTCGCCGGCTGCCCGCACTGCGGCGGCGGTTTCGCCAGCGCCATCCGCAAGAACGCCGCCCAACTCCACAGCGTGGTCTGGACCGGGATCGAGTCTGCCCCGGGCTTGTATTACCTGAAGTCGTCGGACCTGGGCGCATCCTGGTTACCCCCTTTCCGGCTGGGTGACAGCAGCAGCCGCGAAGCCGACATCGCCGCCCTGTCCGCGAGACACATCGCTGTGGTTTACAGCATCACGACAGGCGGGAAAGGCCTGATTCATGTGCGCCAGTCCAAGGATGGCGGCAAAACGTGGTCTCAGGCAAAGGCCCTGACCAAGGGCCCTGAGTCGGCTGATCACCCCCGTATCGTGGCAACGCCCTTCGGATTCCGCGCATTCTGGACTGAGCGCGCACCGGGCGGCGGCCGCACACTCACCATGCACTCTTTGGACTCATGA
- a CDS encoding copper resistance CopC family protein, with translation MTQHLSFGPLCRFTLLGLTLSSPGAGAFPVTPTQTTEEWLTTGTAQAAQNRETNPFALTAIALPHLLAHAILVKANPEKESVISDAPEEVLLIFNDGVGEEYLALAVVDEAGKRVDKHDAKLDFTDRSHLRATVEKLPPGRYMVRYRVLSADGHVVSGKYYFQVQGKQ, from the coding sequence ATGACACAGCATTTGTCGTTTGGCCCGCTATGCCGATTCACCCTCCTCGGCCTCACATTGAGTTCCCCTGGGGCAGGCGCTTTTCCGGTCACACCGACCCAAACCACGGAAGAGTGGCTCACCACGGGCACGGCGCAAGCGGCGCAGAACCGCGAGACCAACCCTTTTGCCCTGACAGCCATCGCACTCCCGCATCTGCTCGCCCATGCGATCCTGGTCAAGGCGAATCCCGAGAAAGAGTCCGTGATCAGCGATGCGCCTGAAGAAGTCCTACTGATCTTCAACGATGGCGTCGGTGAAGAATACCTGGCCCTGGCCGTGGTGGACGAGGCGGGCAAGCGCGTCGACAAGCACGACGCCAAACTGGATTTCACCGATCGCTCGCATTTGCGCGCAACGGTGGAAAAACTCCCTCCGGGACGGTACATGGTGCGCTACCGGGTACTGTCGGCGGACGGGCATGTAGTCAGTGGAAAGTACTACTTCCAAGTACAAGGCAAACAATGA